DNA sequence from the uncultured Fretibacterium sp. genome:
GGGGGCCGGTCCAGGAGAACGTCGTCACTTCCGGCATCGATCTGCTCGAGATGCTCCCGGTGCCGACGTCGAACGAACGGGACGCCGCACCCTATCTTTGCGCGGGGGCGTTTGTGGTTCGCGACACCGAGACCGGCAGGACCCAGATGGCGGTGCGGCGCATCCAGGTGCTGGGGGGCAACAGGCTTTACATCCTGGTGTCCGGGGCCTCCCCCCACCTGCTGGGCGAGCTCCGTCGCTGCGCCGAGAGGGGGAAAGCCCTCGAGTGTGCCGTCGTCCTGGGGTACGACGCGCCCTTCCTGCTGGCCTCCCAGATCGGCTCCGGGAAATACGGCCTGGACAAGTACGAGGTGGACAGCACGCTGCGGGGCGAGCCCCTGGAGCTGGTGCGCTGCAGGTCCATAGACCTCGAGGTCCCGGCCTGGTCGGAGATCGTCCTGGAAGGGAGGATCGAGCCCGGTCGGGCGGAGCCCGAGGGGCCTTTTGCCGAGCTGATGGGGTACTACAGCACCGTCGCCCCCGCTCCGGTGATGGAGGTCACCGCGGTGACGCACAGGAATGAGCCCATCTTCCAGCACGCCTTTCCCTGCCGGGAGGAACATTTGGCCTATGGGATGATCAAGGAGGCCGAGATTTTCGCGGCCCTCTCCCACACCGTGAACGTCCAGGACGTGAACCTGACCCTCGGGGGCGGGTGCCGGCTGCACGCGGTGGTCTCCATCAAAAAACGTGCGGACGGCGACGGCAAGAGCGCCATCCTCGGGGTCCTCGGGGCCTACAAGGACATCAAGCACGTCGTGGTTGTGGACGACGACGTGGACATCTACGACATGGCGGAGGTGGAGGCGGCCATCGCGTCCCGTTTCCAGGCGTCGCACGACCTGGTCGTCGTCTCGGGGGCGCTGGGGTCGCCTTTGGAGGCGTCCCACATGGAGCGGGGCGTCTCGGACAAGTTGGGGCTGGACGCCACCAAACCGCTGGGGGACAAGGCGTCCCTGTACGAGGCGGCCGTCATCCCCGGATTTGAGAAGGTAAAGAGCTCCATCGACAGATACTTTGTCGGCGGCGGCACACGCCGCGGGCGTTAGGAGGCGGGGACGATGCGTAAAGCCCTGGGCAGCGTGGAGACCCGCAGCCTTGTGGGGGCATTGGAGGCGGCGGACGTCATGGCGAAGACCGCGGACGTCACGCTCGCTTCCCTGAATTACGTCGGGTCGGGGATCGTTGCGGCGGTCGTCGAAGGGGATGTCGCCGCCGTGAAGGCGGCGGTCGAGAGCGGGTCCGCTGCGGCGGGCAGGATTGCCGAGGTCGTTGCCGTCCACGTCATTCCGCGTCCGGTTGCCGAGGTGCGGGAACTCCTGTGATGGCGGAGGAGCGTGAACGTAGATGGCCAATGAGCTCGTGATGCAGGTGATGAGGGAGCTCGCCCGCCGGTCGGGCTCCGAACCGGTGAGCTCGGCACGGGGGAGGGAGGCGTCGTCCTCAGGCTCCGGGGCTTTCGGCTCCGAGTTGAGGTCTGAGTTGAGGTCTGAATTGAGGCCCGCCTCGA
Encoded proteins:
- a CDS encoding UbiD family decarboxylase; the encoded protein is MERQMLRSVLERLRAQDRLMECTVPVDPRFELGAVLSAFHNERPILFRNVKGSRIPVVGALYGNRSIILDLLGTSPEERLFKLMGAMGSPSKPRLLDRGPVQENVVTSGIDLLEMLPVPTSNERDAAPYLCAGAFVVRDTETGRTQMAVRRIQVLGGNRLYILVSGASPHLLGELRRCAERGKALECAVVLGYDAPFLLASQIGSGKYGLDKYEVDSTLRGEPLELVRCRSIDLEVPAWSEIVLEGRIEPGRAEPEGPFAELMGYYSTVAPAPVMEVTAVTHRNEPIFQHAFPCREEHLAYGMIKEAEIFAALSHTVNVQDVNLTLGGGCRLHAVVSIKKRADGDGKSAILGVLGAYKDIKHVVVVDDDVDIYDMAEVEAAIASRFQASHDLVVVSGALGSPLEASHMERGVSDKLGLDATKPLGDKASLYEAAVIPGFEKVKSSIDRYFVGGGTRRGR
- a CDS encoding BMC domain-containing protein, which codes for MRKALGSVETRSLVGALEAADVMAKTADVTLASLNYVGSGIVAAVVEGDVAAVKAAVESGSAAAGRIAEVVAVHVIPRPVAEVRELL